The DNA segment TTCTTATCGATTATGATTTACTGTGTAATTTAAGAGCTGTACAGCAGTCAATATCCCATCACAATATTTACAGCAGCACTTTCCGACAGAAAGCAGATCTGAGGTCTCACTGACAGGACAAATCATAACAAAAGCTGAAAGTAGAATCACCTGTATCATTTACTACAAGGTGTATGTATCATAGTTTCAGTATGCATCATGCATTGTGCAGCCAGCATCCAAAATATCagttatcccccccccccccccccccgaggacATGAAACAAAATCTCATCCTTTGGAAAACCTCCAGCGGACTCACCTGAGGAGTTCTGAACCAGGAGGCTAGTGCTGTATCTCCGGGGAGACTGGTTCCTTTTGAGGAGGTAAATGGGCAGAAACTGACGGTCTGGTGAGTGAATCTGGATGTTTCCTGTGGCCAGAGACAGGACGAGCACTGCAGCGACAAACACCAGGAACAAGGCCAGACTGAAAGACAAGGGAGATGGTGAGAAAAGACAGGATGAATGGAAGGGACAATGTCTCAAAACACATGAGCACTGATTCTTTACAACCCTACAGAAAAATATAGATGTAGTGTAGTTATGACTGACTGACCTGAAACTATCTCGTCTTCAAATTATTTCTGTCATTGAACACTCACGTGTAAACAAAGGCCTTCCTCTCTCTGCGCATGTTGAGCATGTGCAGCCAGGCCACAGTGCTGAACTGCTGCCGCCACAAAGCATGACCTGACACAACATCTGACTTGTTGTCGGAGAACGTGAGCAGCCGCTGGTCTGTATCATCCAGAGAGGCGTTGTCGCCCTCATCCTCAGCCTGTTCCCGATTAAACACACTGTAGTCTGGagacattaaacaaacagatgGAGAAATACGGTCATTTTCTTGAATTAGGAATTCgcttttttcactgctttagTACCACACTCACCAGCTTGGTCCACTTCAGCCTCTGCCTCCAAACGAAGGAAAACGTCCTCcagtgttgtcatggaaaccCCATAGTTGATAATTCCCAGATCAGGTTGACAATCGAGCTGTGAGAACAAGCCTACAAAAGACAAATTAATCATGACTTGCAGCTGGTCCACTGCTGTTACTGTCAAAGCTCAGTCACAAATGAGTTGCAGTAATATATTTAGCATTTGTCTACTGATTGACTGTGTTAACAGTAAGAGGCTGGAAATAACTACAAAGTGAGTATCAATACAGCAATTTGAAACAGATACTATTGttttcacatactgtatctataCAGCGTGATCTTACCTGCAAATGTGTCCAAGCTCTCAAAAGGCAGAGTGAAAGTCAACTCTGCTTCATGTTGCCGAGACAACTTTGCTTTGGGAACATGCTGCTGGACCATTGTGGTGATCTGTTCAGCTTCACATCTCTCATTGACAGACATTCTGCAGGGGAGGCAGAAAACATTAATCTAAAACTATGGTTTTAGACACGGATTGTTATGATGACACAAAAATTTATCAAAATGTTCTTTAAGTGAAGcataatgtcacattttcttttacaatgaTTTGTAGCAATGGTTCACCAAAGGGCCACTAGGGTTTCAAATCCATTGATGGGCCCAGCTCTGTGACAATCGCcattatttaaagctgcaacaataaaCTACATCAGGAAGTAAAGACTACTTGCCTGAGATGATATCCAACACCACACTTGATCTTGAGATACAGCGAAGAGCCAACACATTTCAGCTGTCCTTGAGAGATCACAGCTTTGCGATCTGGAGAAAAACAATATCATCTGTGTTTAACTGTAACAACAGATCAAGTGGAAACTGTGTGATTGTGAAAAGCTGCTGGCAAGTATTGAAGGAAGCTGTGGTGTTTGTGTAATCAATACTTGGTCTGTTATGATTCAATAAAGCATATTACTCATAGCTATAAGGAAGTGGTACATTTAATCTGAAGTGTGCACAGAGTGAAATATGATCCTGACTGGATCCTGAAGGGCTGAGGAAAGCAAATGTGTTATCTTTGAAGGTTAGATAGGGAGAGTAGAGACAGGTAGACTATTGTACCAGGTGGAAACGTTCCTGATAGGGATGAGCAGCTCAGAAAATGAGGTGCTTTCCTAGCAACAGCTACAGTGGAGACTGAGCAATACTTTAGAATTAGACCATTCAGACCACCCTCTGTGTGACTGCTGACCAATCTCTTCTCCAACATTTTAGGTTTGTACTTTTGTTATCTGAAGAATAAAAATTTTGAGTCAGTATGAAATTCCCTGTCCTCCTATGTCTTTGATTTGGTTCCTATGAATCGAGGAGTGAATGTTTTTTGAAGAATTGAAGAGGCCAAATGAAtctcagaagaaaaagaaaaaatacaattgCAAGTTGTCAACATTTCTTCAGATGGAGAAATAAACTATGTCATCTGTATACAAGTAAATTTTACCCTTCCAATTTCCAAACTGGGATGACATCTGGCTAATGGGTTTGGTGCCCGTGGGTGTGTGTACGTTATGTAACAGGTATATTTCATACCAGCGAGGATGTCAGCCTCATCCATGTAATGTGTGCTGAGGACAGTGACTCTGCCAGCTCTGCGGTTCTTCAGCAGCGACCACACCTGGTGTCTGGAGCACGGGTCCATTCCTGCTGTGGGCTCGTCCAGGAGCAGGatctgacacaaacaaacatgatgcAAACTGCTCAGAATGGTGATGATCAGCTGACGTTATCATAGTTACTGATGATTACTGATAACTCAAGGCATTTCAAAGACTAGGATACAAATCAAAGTGTATGAGCATTTGTCCATTTTAAGATACAGGCACCTTGGGATCTCCCAGAATGGCGATGCCCACAGACAGCTTCCTCTTTTGGCCTCCACTCAGATTCTTAGCCTGAGCAGTCATGATCTTTTCCAAGTCCAGATCCTTCAGCACTTTGGTGACctcaaagagaaacaaatataCACCATGGACAAACAGCCTGACATGTTACAGTCCACCTCACACAGCAGTTCTGGATAAGCCATCAAAAATTAGAAAAGGTCAGATTGATAACTCCAGCTGACATTTCCTACCACAAAATTTCTACCTTCTTCAGCCAGCATTTAAAAGAGGCTCCTCTCTCTAAATTACCTCTGCGTCAATATCTGCTGGTGGGATCCCTTTGATGGCGGCAAATATCCTCAGGTGCTCCTCCACAGTCAGCACATCAAAGATTATGTTGAACTGGGGGCAGATTCCCACCAGCTGCTTCATTTCAGACCCATCTGCAATCTCTGCTACCGGGGAGCCGTAGATGGTGGCGGAGCCGTTAGTGGGCGGACAGATGCCACACAGGATGTTCATGAGAGTGGACTTTCCAGCCCCGCTGTGTCCCAGCAGAGCCGTTATCTGGCCCTCATAGATGTCAAATGTCAGACCTGAGGAGGGGATGTAAAGAAGAAGGATGGCATCATGAAATCAATCAGAATAACTGGACAGACTGTGTAGTCCAGCCAATTTATACTGTGAGAACTTGAGCACATTACAACATCTGTCTTCGACCTTAATTGAACTAATTAAATCAAAGTGTTCAGGCCTTACCTCTTAGAGCTTCCACCACGTTGTCCTTCTCTTTGTACACTTTCCGGATGTTGTTGATGCTGCCAGAGATTGAAAGAGCAAGCGTTGAAGAAAAGATATtaagagaaatgagagaagtGTAAACACAGCATGAGTGTCAGAGTGAAGAGCAGCTCTTAGGTTACAGGCTAGTCCCACAGGCCCTTCTCAGCCAGTGGAGCCATGGTGTCTGGCACTGAACcaagaacaaaaacaggcaGCATTTTTAACTCAGCCAGGCACTGATTGCTACTGGAAAAGTCTGCATGTCTCTCCTCAGACTTTAATATCAAAGGGCTCATCCCTGAACACATGTTTTACATATTGATATTTTGTGAACAATATGCTAAAACTGCACATTAAGTGACAATAGTGCTACAAAAGCATCCACCACACAAAGGTTTTTGATTGAACTGGATTGTAGTAACATATCCAGAAGCAGCACTTAGTGTAACTGTAAACACTCattacaaaaaataacttttaattcAACGATGCAAGATCAGTCTTTTACCGAATGGCTTCTTTCCCTCTGAACTCAGGTGAAACAGGTTCAATAGACTCGTCTCCACCAGGAGTCCCGTTCACTTCTGCGTCGTATACTGAGCTCACTTCAACGTAGCGCTTTGTGCGTTTGGACCAATAGGATGGTTTCAGGAAGTACAACAGGGACCTCCTCATTCCAAACTCACCTGCATATCAGACAAAATGTATTAACTATTACACatgataataatattcaaaCAATGTTAGGTTAAGATTAGTTGGGAAACCAACTAACAGTATATTAGTAGACTTAACTCGGTGTAAATTATATTGAGGTATACAATATGTGTTTACTTACCAGGCAGCACCTGGTCCAGGTAGACAGCCAACAAAAGGTAGAGGATGCAGTCCAGAACCAGCATGATCAGGGGTACGTAAAGAGGATGAGGGCCATTGGCCAAGGAAGAAAACACAGCACCATCTCCCTGAGCCTCCAGGTAAACCACCTGACAtatgcatagacacacacatgtacaaatcAAATCCCTACCGCCACAATGATTTGACTCCACACTGCATCATTTTCCCATTAACTGCATGCATCCTATTATTCCTTAGTGTGTTACCTGTGCAATCCCGATTGAGAAGGCGCTGGGGGAGAGCAGGCAGAGGAGCCAGACCAACGGCTGTGGGAAGTCCTTCATCAGCACAGTGAACAGCGACAGGCAACCGAACACCACTGTCAGCATCGAGCCCACTGTGCTGGCAAACTTGGGCTTCTTAAATAACGGAGTCAGcatgaaggagaaaaagatCTGTGGAGTgagaagagataaaagaaaagaagaagggacaccacaagaaataaataagaagaTACTACTATTGTGggtgaacaaagaaaaacatatgtaCAGTTTTACTTTTCCTCGATCACAGCTGTACTCACAGATGATATTCCatagaggaagatgaggaagaaaatgacaaagaagtCACTGTTAGGGAACAGCGCCGTGTACGTAGCAATGATGGACATCAGGATGGACATCATGGTCACCAGTGCAGCATACAGGAGGCCCCATGACAACCTGATGTGGGCACAAAAACGTAAGCATATACACAATCACATGAACATGCAGATACAAATATCTGAAAGTACAgtgactgagtctctcttcttttttacCAGAAGGCCGTGTCATAGAGTCCCATCATGGTCATGGTGTCTTTGAGACGGTGTTCCTTCTCAGCTGCCACGTTGACGATGAGGAAGGTCACAAAGGGTGTGAAGGCCAGGACAAGGTATATGGAGATGAGGGCGTGGGGGAATTTCTGCACCTCCACAGAACCTGGCTGACCCATCATAACCACCTTCAGGTCCATCTCACTCCACACTGACCGCTTCGTCTGCATCTGTACACAAAAACCAGAAGATCACCAGGTCAAACCAGGTCTGCAACTAATTATCATTTTCATTAGCCCTTAatggaatacattttttttttaattcaataaatgatgatgaaattgtgaaaatgttCATCAGCATGTTCTGAGAATTTAGAGtttcaaatagcttgtttttcCTGACCAACACTCCAAAAGTCAAAGATGTTCAAGATAAAATGATatgagaaaaagggaaaagaacCAGCAAATGCTGCTATTGATTGCTTTGTGAATGccaattaaatatttatcaatTCCAAAAGGATAAAAGGATAAGAGCTCATTAACTTATAAGATCagtcttttgaaaaaaataatcttattCTTCAAATCAGTGTCATAAACTTCAAATCCTTTAAAATCAGCCCCAAATTTTCTTGattgtacaaacacacacagtgcaccCCCCTTCTTTAGAATCAAGTGGGTTAATCCGAGAGAACATTGTGCtaattctttcttcttctgtgtgtctcacctggaTGATGGCTGCATCGATCAGAGACTGGAGGCGGATGAAGCCAGAGTACCAGTAATTAGCTGCTCTGCAGTTCACTGAGCTGGTAAAACAGTTGGCTAGAGAAAAATAAgcacaatgacaacaaaataaagtctATGTCAGATatagatgaaaaacacatttcagttcCAGCAGGTGATTATCTTGCTTGCAGTTGTGTATCTTTCTGTGCATTGCATTTAAAATTCCCAGCCCAACTCAATGACATCTGATCCTCTCAGGAGGATCATTATCAGTGAAAGGCAACTGCAAGGATTTTCCACAGATTAACAATGAGCTTTAAATCTGGATTTTGGATTAGCCACTTAGAAACATTCACAGACTACTCCTGTACCCTTCCCAGCATTGTTAAGATTGTgtacttctgtttgtttttgctgaaagtTGAAAACCTGACCCAGTTTGAGATTGTGCAAGCTGTGGAGCCGTTTTCCCCTTCTTGGTCAGGAGCAATAACTGCCACCCTTATCAAGGGCCTGATTAATGGAGGGCTGCAGAAATGGTTTTCTTTGTGGTAGGTTCACCCATCTCTAAAGAGAACTCTGAAGCTTTGTTTACTAGAGTACAGTCAGATCCAATCTTAATGGAAAcacctttttccttttcacatcAACAAAGCCAAACGGACAGTGATTCATACTGTAAATCCATCACTAGATTCATGTAATGCCCTGTGCTGTGTAATTAGTGACTAGTGATTACTTTCAAAATTCAAATGCTTCAGTATAGAGTCTTCAAGGTGTCAATCTAGGCAGTATGCAGTATATGTGAAGGTTTACAAAATGCTGTGTCAGTTAAATGTCCTAAAAAATTAGGTTTTACTATTCCACCTTTTTACACAAAGctgtttggatttttatttttttaaaacaggaaatctcAACATgtataagaaagaaaataaaacaacaaaatacaataagATAAGAGAAAGTCACATCAGATTTTACCAATAGATTCTGTGTAATCGCTCGGCAGGGGCAGCTGGTTGTACGGGAAACGAAGTCTGTAAGACGTGGCAGAGCTGTCCATGAACACAACACCAACATAGCTGGACGGCTCATACAGGCTGGCATTCTCCAGGTCCTCCTCACTGGCAAACATCTCCAAACGATCCTGCATGTCTGAAAACACAAGGAGGAGGacaaaagtgtcataaaaatttcaaaaacaatacAGAGTTGTTTTGTACTGTAGGTGTGAAATGAAAGCATAACATAGGTGTCAGGCACTTACGCATCTCCTGGGCCACCTCCTCCATGATGTGGTTAGTGATGTTAGTGATTGGTGTGTAGCCCAAGCCTTTGAAGAAGTGCTCATCCCGCTCCAGCTCCATAGTGCTGATGCCTCCATAGTAAACATGAGGGTTGAGGGTGCTGATGAGTATCAGGAGACCCAGCAGTAACAGAGGTAAGATCAATTCctgtacaaacacataaaatgaacaGCTGATGAGAAAACCTCACATCATTTGTTCATCCTTGGAGAATTGTACTCTAGGTTAGTCTTAAAACTACCACATTTCCATTCATCCTTTTATCCAGGTAAGCACGTAAATCAAGCTCATCTGGGGCTTGGCAACTTGATCGTGTACTGTAAAAGATTATCCTGGATCACTGGATCCTCCAGTGATTTGGTTCATTTGGGATTGTCTTTGTACACAAAACAACTATAATCTCATTTAGTAAACACTTTGTCCTTGAAAACAAACCAGGATTTCCTTTCAAACCAACAAAGGTAAGTCCTTAGAACAAATGGTTATATAGGATAAACACTTGGCATCTCCAGCAGGAAGTTAACAAGGGAAATTATTCACACTGCAGTTTAGGAAATCCCTGGACGTTCCTAACTGTTGTTAAggaagctgcagctcttcaaaAGATATGTTGAtacacagaggcataaaaaatgcagCAGTGCAACTTAAAGccaaatgaaaaatgcatggcCTAAGAAGAATGGAAGGGGGAAGAGGAACAAgccatcttgttttttctttatttaattccAAAATCAACTTTTATATTGTGTATAAATTAAGGAATACTTCACCAAAAGGTTTGAGAGTcctttgtttgttctttgttgcATTGGAGCAACCACAAGTGCACTGACTCACACAGGCATGACAGCATGGCCACATCATAAGGCTCATTAACTGTGGCTGAGGTTTCCCTGGAATAAAACCTTAAAACTTTCTCAGAGATCCAGATAGAGTATGGATCACAACAGTGTGCTATCCTTTAGAGAAAAGGTGCCTGGAAAGCAGGGTCATGGTTTATCTTTCGCAAAAGAAATCCCCAAAACATCACAGACATTGACTCAGTTATCAGAGTTAAATATATCAACTACGAGGGGTAAAATACTTtcatttataaagaaaaaaatcaaggacTTTGTTCAAATAAAATGGTAGATATTCTGTATAAATGTAAGCAAgtaataaagaatgaaaaatgagtCAAACTACATTTACAAAGTATACAGATATTAAgttgtgaatatttaaaaagttaGTATCTATCACTTAAATTACCTATATTAGGTTCTTCTACACTTACTTTGCACAATGTTTTCTCCATATTTCAACTGACTTTGCTGACAAGTTGGGAGATATTATGACAACTGTCAAACACAGCAATAGAAAAACAGGCAAAAGCTGGATAAAACTGAACACCCCAGAACAAGCTTGTGCTCTAAACAAATTCACATCAGTGCTGCTGAAAGCTAAGAACCTGAAGACTCTGTTGCTTGGTCCTCCATTTGATGAGCAGATTCTTGTATAGAAGACTTCTTGTTTGGTGCCAGACTCCAGCATTTCTTCTATACATGGGCTGCATGCTTCCAGCATGCCTCATCTGGATGACGTATGGACGAGAAGTCTCCCTAATGCTGGCCTCAGCTGAAAGGCAGAGAAATGCCAGAGCCATTACTTAGTATACACAGGAGGACTTAAATGAGTGTCAACTAATTGATTGGTCAATCAGCAGAAGAATTATCTGTAATTTGATAATTAGCTAATTACTTTTCTCTATCATAtctgatagtaaactgaatattgtGGGGCTCTCTAATGTCTAATCTACTTGGGCTGTGAAAAATTATGTTGATAATTTTACACAATTTATGCAATTTAACAGACAAACAATTAAccgagaaaataatcagcagattaatggaTAATGATAAAAGTTAGTTGCAACCCTAATATTCAGTATGTGCCATAGTATTGATTCATAGAATAGGCTATACATTCAAAACCTTCACCATTGCTTTGATGGATTTTCTATAGTAATGTATTAATGGATCACGGGTGGAGTGATACATTAGTGTAAACACCAAAATAAACATTCAATACATTTTCTTGTACATTTTACTTGTACTTAAGCAGAGTATGCATTTTTCCTTGGAAAGACCTCTAACAGTTGGATGCAATTAGTTTAGCTAAACCCACTTTATCCAACTGGATATAACACCAGCTATAACACCAGCTATAAAACTACCTCTACTACTCAGGGCTGTAGCTTTCACCCTTCGCTCAGTGAGTCATACACTAGTTCAGAGCAGCTCACACTGCTGTGATGCTGGAGTCGCAGTGTTGACAACTGCACTACCACCATGTTCGTGAAGTGGCTAATAATAAAGCGTACCGCAATTGAAACCTAGCGTACCTGATAAATCGGGATTTAGCTGGTTATCGCGAATAGCTAGCTGCCGTTAGCCTGTAAACTAACGCTAACCTGCTATCTGGTGTGTTGGCACGGCTGACAATATTTTTCGTTTGAATTGAACAGGCGTTGTCCACGCCGCTTTGTCCTGATACCCACTGTATTTTAGAAAAAGTGTAACGAGCTAAATACGCGAGTCTGCACCCAAAATGAACCGACAGAAATTATAAAATTGTTTCTCCTGAGCTAACGTGCTGTGTGACAGACcgagtgtatgtgtgcgcatAAGGAATCATGCTAGCAAGCTACAGCAACACAAGCCGATATTCCTgtgaaaaatacatattcactgagaaaagcaaacatttaaCATACTCACGAATGAAATACATTAAGGCATATCTTTCCTCAGCTTGTGGTTTAACGGCCTTACATTACAGACGTTATTTTATATCAAGTAAACCTCCTGAAACGACCCCAGGTTTCTCACGTCACTACTTCCTCCTGTCAAAGATCCCAGATCCCAGAAAATATAACGTGAACCAATCAGATCAGCTCTAACTGTTAATGACAACTGTATGGTCCAATCAGAGTGTCCAAgtggcttttattttcatatcacaAACGGCAtatcaatatataaataaaacaatcaccatttttttcacttataatttactttaattacaaaaaacatacatataagGTGCCTCCTTGGCGAACAATGTGAATACAAATTAAATAGTTATATTGCAATACGGAAATGAGTAGAAGGATGTTTGATAAGTAACAGGTGAAATATCATGAGGTCATCTTTTAAGTGCTTCTTAATCTTTTTAAACCTCACCCGTATAGTTGAACTGTGTTGAAACCCACAAAAGTTATATTTAAAATACGTATGACCCCAAACTCTACAAAGATACGCAAATAAGCTTAATGTTGaggaaatgtgtataaaatgatcCACAGACATTgcaaatatttccatttgattgaaagccataaaaacatggattCTTAGGTCTGAATTTGCCCTGTAAACATCATATAGCTTTCAGGAGAGGCTGAAACTGTGCTATTAGTTTTTTCCCCATTTACATCACTTTGTATTAAGTTcatagataaataaaagatattcATGGCATTGAAAGcatcctcactttacttttagtgccTAAAACTTCCGCACAGGACTGTGTCTTAAACTGTCAAACCTTAAAGCAACATAGAGGGGAAAACTGGATGGGGTTATAGAACGTGTCTATGTTGGTGTGTACTGTAGTATTCCTCTATTCGATTTGAAAGTGGTGATGGCGGTGAGTGTGAGTAGGAGGTTTCTGGAATATCCCTGAATTGAAGGAAGCCATGAAGTGGGGTGGGCACAGGGAGCTGATGGACTATATTGGTCGTCATCAGTAGATCTGGTCCCAACACAGCTCTAACCTGCAGTCGGCAGATGTGGGCAAGACAGGGAATGGAGTCTAGAGGGAgcaaagagaataaaaacagttacaATTCAAGTTTACTACAGATAAGTAGGAGCATATACTGCTGTATATATGTTGTCATTGTACCTAAATATGGACTTGGTTCCCAGGTCTTTTCCACCCGTCTTTCATTCAGAATATGTTTTAAAGGGGCAGAAAGAGTTGACCAGTTTACAAACTCTAGTAGGTAATTCAACACCTCGTTGTCTGCCTGTTCCAACCTACAAAGTATAGCGGACAGAGAAAGAATGATCAAGAACCGCCCTCTGATAACTCACCATAGAAAGACTAAAAGGGAGAAGAGAGCCTTACATGTGGGGTTGAAGCAGTAGAGAAGGGTCCAATCCTGCCTTCAGAAGCAGAGGAAGCCAACAGGCAGCAAAATGCACTTGGTTTTGTGCCACACAGAGCAGCTCCCTCAGTTCCTGCAGCTTTAACACAGTTTTCCCATGATGTTGTGATACAGTACAGTCCCTGATCAAAGTCTCTGGTCGAGGGATCAATCTGTGCTCAAGTATCAGCTGCAGAAAGTCTGTTTTGTCAGTGGCCAAGGCATACATCCAGTCCTCCTCAGTCAAACTTGCTCCTGCAGCTACCAGCAACCTCACTATTTCACTGAAAGAGATTTTAATCATAGTCAATagcacacacatctgtcttattttgtgtgtgttgttggagTGTGAGTGGTTTAAATCTGCTTTCTTACAAACCTGTATGGTTTGTTGGACATTTGACACAAGGCGAGGGCGAGTGGTGAACGGAGGCCAAAGTTGTGTGTGCAGTTCTGGGCATCTGGGCTATAGCCTTCACTTAGGAGCAGCTCGACACTCTTGATCTGACTGTTGTTGATGGTCACGTACAGTGGACTTACCATGCCATCACCACGGTCACACACACGATCCGTAACAGCTATCAGCTTCCTGAGGATACTGCATTAACAGAATTACAGACgtttaatgtaaaaaatgtgtgaaactaCGTATAGCAtctccaaaaatgtcaaacgatttgcttcttttctctaTTGTTAACAACATATCCTAGTTATTAGACTCTGAGTTGGACAAAACGAGCTATAAGAAGGTGTCAATTTGGGCTTAGAAAAACTGTAacaacatttttcactattcTCTGACATAtgctaaatgattaatcaattgttaaaaaaaaactgacagactTATCAATGATGAAAAGAGTAATTAGTTGTAGCCCTAATGATGATACACTGATATTATGACTGAGGCCGGCTGGTCTGAAAGAATGATTGCACAAAGTTCTACTTGTACCCTTGAGTGACTGTTGCAAGATCAAAGGATTGACAAGAAAAAACTTTTCTGACGTACAAAATTATGAAGAATACTGTTTCCCTAAATACTCTTTTTGTGACAAATGCAACATGTGATGAGAGATCACAAGTAGATACTGTTTCTTTT comes from the Seriola aureovittata isolate HTS-2021-v1 ecotype China chromosome 21, ASM2101889v1, whole genome shotgun sequence genome and includes:
- the abca5 gene encoding ATP-binding cassette sub-family A member 5 isoform X1, translated to MYFIPEASIRETSRPYVIQMRHAGSMQPMYRRNAGVWHQTRSLLYKNLLIKWRTKQQSLQELILPLLLLGLLILISTLNPHVYYGGISTMELERDEHFFKGLGYTPITNITNHIMEEVAQEMHMQDRLEMFASEEDLENASLYEPSSYVGVVFMDSSATSYRLRFPYNQLPLPSDYTESIANCFTSSVNCRAANYWYSGFIRLQSLIDAAIIQMQTKRSVWSEMDLKVVMMGQPGSVEVQKFPHALISIYLVLAFTPFVTFLIVNVAAEKEHRLKDTMTMMGLYDTAFWLSWGLLYAALVTMMSILMSIIATYTALFPNSDFFVIFFLIFLYGISSIFFSFMLTPLFKKPKFASTVGSMLTVVFGCLSLFTVLMKDFPQPLVWLLCLLSPSAFSIGIAQVVYLEAQGDGAVFSSLANGPHPLYVPLIMLVLDCILYLLLAVYLDQVLPGEFGMRRSLLYFLKPSYWSKRTKRYVEVSSVYDAEVNGTPGGDESIEPVSPEFRGKEAIRINNIRKVYKEKDNVVEALRGLTFDIYEGQITALLGHSGAGKSTLMNILCGICPPTNGSATIYGSPVAEIADGSEMKQLVGICPQFNIIFDVLTVEEHLRIFAAIKGIPPADIDAEVTKVLKDLDLEKIMTAQAKNLSGGQKRKLSVGIAILGDPKILLLDEPTAGMDPCSRHQVWSLLKNRRAGRVTVLSTHYMDEADILADRKAVISQGQLKCVGSSLYLKIKCGVGYHLRMSVNERCEAEQITTMVQQHVPKAKLSRQHEAELTFTLPFESLDTFAGLFSQLDCQPDLGIINYGVSMTTLEDVFLRLEAEAEVDQADYSVFNREQAEDEGDNASLDDTDQRLLTFSDNKSDVVSGHALWRQQFSTVAWLHMLNMRRERKAFVYTLALFLVFVAAVLVLSLATGNIQIHSPDRQFLPIYLLKRNQSPRRYSTSLLVQNSSGSDISDFIHNLESQDIKVEMMKHGDYMAAAPHSAAINVTGSSKGFRYSVAFNSTTVHSLPMAVNILSNALLRGLNGTGHIRTWTKPFDYQIPDATSYALVYIEAIILGMLAAGMPAYFAMDHTRDREIKCRSTLRISGLVPSAYWCGQAAVDIPFYYLILSCMTSILFCFHTGNLLTSSNLTAVVLCTVGFGPAMILFTYVFSFGFARVQSNKDFFSVISMMVCVVSASLVQLSFVNDNPGLTRNLHNLLCFFNPLYPLMGCLNCITKATFLPSLYEENFLWKNLLIAVVAPYLQCILLLFLLRWLEIHYGGRTMKNDQFCRISSKAKPKVEKNPEEGLNEDEDVQMEKARVKEALTCQSCEEKPAVVVSNLRKQYKGRREGFSLNKRRKVATKNISFCVRKGEVLGLLGPNGAGKSTVMHMLSGDTDPTAGQVLMGDYSTELRPVDNPLEHVGYCPQVNPLWPRITLQEHLEIYAAIKGLRGQDVPGIIRRVVNALELKDHLNKQAKSLSAGLKRKLCFALSMIGNPQIVLLDEPSSGMDPKSKQRMWRAIRAAFKNRQRGAILTTHYMEEAEAVCDRVAIMVSGQLRCIGSIQHLKGKYGRGYSLEVKLREELTGLQQVALLHKEILRIFPHAARQESFATLMVYKIPMEDVKSLAKSFSQLESAKQTFNFEEYNFSQSTLEQVFMEFAKEQENEEDEMGSLSTTFQWQRLRQDGAVSVNHTDSIVHQL